TTATGAGCCGATAATAGCCAACCAGATTTTGATGGAAAGTCCGGTAGCCGAGATTGCTAAAGTAGCGAAAGGTTTGCCTGCCGATTCGGAGTTGAAAGAGTTGTTTTACCCTGTAATGTGCTTTTTCCAGAACATCGACCCAAGCGATGACGAGATTAAAGAGGTAGCCGCCAATTCTGATAATCAGGAATTTGATATAGCGGTATTACAAATTTTAGTGAATTTTCAATAACCTTAATGAGCGCAGAATTAGATAAAACTATAAAAATACAGGGACTTATCAGGGGCCTGATATTAGGTGCGGTGTTAACGGCGGTAAGCATCATTTATTTTTATTTTATGGTAAATATGGCAAAATCGGCTGTTTCAATAACAGTTGGTTCAATGCTGTTTACTTACGTATTGCCAATAGTTATTGCTGCGTTGCTATGCGTTAACCTGCGTACAAAAATTGGTGGCTTCTGGACAATGAGGCAAGCCGGAACCGGCATCTTCATTATGTTTTTTGTATCCTATTTAATTATGTTTATTGTAAGGGATCAGCTTTTTGCAAAGGTTATTGAGCCTGATATGGTTCAAAAAACCGAAACCGCTATGATAAATGCCTTAAATAGTTTAAAAGACAGTACCACAAAACCCGAAGAGAAAAAGCAGGCCGATATCAAGATTGCCGAAATGAAAAAAACATTTGAAGCAGGCAGAACAATCACCATAGGGCAACAAATTCAATCGTTAGGCGTCAGCATTATATTTTTATTTGTTTTATCCATCATTTTTGCGGCTTTTTTTAAGCGGGAACCATTAAGCGCTGCTCCTGGCAATTAAACCCCGTTCAGATAAATTATAACAAACAGGCTTTTCATTCGGAGGGCCTGTTTGTTTTATATGGCGATAATATCCGCTTAAATAAAACTTTAGGTTTTAAAGAATTTGGTTAATTTTAACTGAAACTTAATAACCTAATTACCATGGAAGTAAAAAAAGCGAGTCCCTCGCAGCCGGCTCTTAAATGGGCTTTGATTAACCTGATAGCTTCAATAGTGATCACCTATGCTTTTCAGTTTTTAAATGTTGATCAAAACTCATCAGCAAAATACCTGAGTTTTCTGCCGTTTATTATTTTCCTGCTTTTAACCCAAAAGGAATTTAAGGGACAACTTGGTGGATATCTTACCTACGGTGAGGGCTTTTTATCAGGCTTTTTGTATTCCATTTTTACAGGAGTTTTCATCGCAATATTCACCTATGTGTATTATGCCATTTTAAGCCCCGAAATGGTTAGTAAAATAATGGAGTCGTCGCGTGCGCAGATGGAAGCCAAGGGAAACATGACCCAGGAACAGATTGATACCGGCATGGGCATTGCAACTAAGTACTTTGCTGTTTTTGCCACGGTAGGCGTTGTTTTTTCGTACGCTATTTTTGGCGCTATTGTTAGCCTTATTTCGGCAGCGGTGTTCAAAAACGAGCGCTCACCATTTGACGTTCCGGATAACTACGATGCGCCTACGCCTTCAGATCCGACGGTATAAACTCAATAAAAAGATTAGTAAAACACTAAAAACACAACAGGCCTTCCAAATGGAAAGGCCTGTTGTGTTTTATATGGAATTTCAGTTAGGTGGAGGCAAAAAAACTAATCTCCAACCTCTAATCACCAGTCTCTACTTCTTAGTTACTATCCGCACAATATCATTGCCGAATACAAATACCATGAGGCAAACCAGTATTACGAAGCCCACAATCTGTGCACGCTCAAGGAATTTATCGCTTAGCGGTTTACCCTTAATCATCTCGATGATCAGGAATACTGCATGTCCGCCATCAAGCGCCGGGATAGGCAACAGGTTCATGAGTGCTAACACCATCGAGAGGAAGCCTACCAACGTCCAGAAGTGTACCCAATCAATTGTGCCGCCAAACAGGTTGGCAATTGCTATAGGGCCGCTTACAGCTTTGCGCGGGTTAACATCGCCCTGGGCAATTTTTCCAATGCCCTTGGCATTATCTCTGAAAGTGCTCCATGCTTTTGCTGTTGCGATAGGGAAGGATTCGAAGAAGCCGTATTTTACTGTCCTGATATCGGCAAAATCATTTCTTGAACGGTAAAAGCCTAATTTACCATCGGCAGTAACCGAGGCTTTTAGCGTTACGGGTACATGGTTGCGTTTTACGCCAAGTTCAATCTGTTTGCCTTTGTTGGCTGCCAGCTGGGCCTGCAACTCATCCCAAAAAATAATCGGGTGATTGTTGGCCATAACAATGCTGTCGCCTTTTTTGAGGCCAGCTTTTACCGCGTTACTGCCAGGTTCGAGCGAATCAACTGCAAATTTGGTACGCGGCAAACGACTGATGAAACCTTCAATATCATGATCGTCGAGATCATTCAATATCGTTTTCGGGATGCTGATCTGTAAGGTTTGCGCTCCGCGCTGGATAGTGAATACCGTATTATCAAGCAAAACATTGGGGCTGGTTAAATCGTCAAAACGCACAAATGGCTTGCCGTTTATTGCGGTAACCTTATCGCCAACCTGTAAGCCTATTTTTTTACCTACGGCACCGGGTACTATGCCGTATTTGGCGCTGGAGTTAGGAATGTAGCTGTCACCAAAACGGATGGTTAATACCCAGAATATCAGGATGCCCAGTATAATGTTTACCGTAACACCGCCAAGCATTACAATTAAACGCTGCCAGGCCGGTTTTGAACGAAACTCCCATGGCTGCGGCGGGCCGGCCATTTGTTCGGTATCCATCGATTCATCTATCATACCGGCAATTTTTACATAACCGCCCAAGGGCAGCCAGCCAATGCCGTACTCAACACCTTTATATGTAAATTTAAACAGGCTTATATTCCAGGCATCAAAAAACAGGTAGAACTTCTCTACCTTAATGCCAAAGGCCCGCGCTGCCAGGAAGTGCCCCAGCTCGTGCAGAATTACTAAAATTGAAAGGCCCAGTATCAGCTGGCCCACCATAATCACTATACTCATTATCTGTTGTTATCTTTTAAAATTGTAATGCTTTTGAAGGTAATTGTTCTATATAATTTTGGGCAAAGATGCGTGTTTCTTTATCAGTATTCAAATAATCGGCAAGAGTAGGGCTGGCAATAAAATTTATTTGCTGCATACACTCTTCAATAACGCTGCTCATAGTTAAAAAGCCGATCTTACGGTTTAAAAAGCCCGCCACTGCTACTTCGTTTGCTGCATTAATGATGCAAGGCATGTTGCCGCCCTGCCTGAGGGCGGCATAAGCTAAACTAAGATTACGGAAAGTATCGGTATCCGGTTTTTCGAATGTTAGATTAGGATAATCCATAAAACTAAACCGTTTAAAATTGGTTTGGATTCTTTCGGGATAAGTGAGTGCATATTGAATAGGCAGCTTCATATCGGGCAAACCTAACTGTGCCTTGATCGATCCATCCCTGAATTGTACCAGCGAGTGAATGATGGATTGCGGATGCACGATCACTTCAATCTGATCCACTTCAACATCAAAAAGCCATTTGGCTTCAATAACTTCCAGCCCTTTATTCATCAAGGAGGCCGAATCGATGGTGATTTTAGCGCCCATTACCCAGTTAGGATGTTTTAATGCATCCTCGCGGGTTACATTCGCCAAAAAATCAAGGCTGCGGCCGCGGAAGGGGCCTCCAGAGGCTGTGATGATCAGCTTTTCGATCGCTTTATACTCTTCACCCACAAGGCATTGAAAGATAGCCGAATGTTCAGAATCAACCGGTAAAATGCTGATGCCGTGTTGTTTGGCAAGCGCGGTGATGATATCGCCGGCAACCACCAGAGTTTCTTTGTTGGCAAGAGCGATGTTTTTACCTGCTTTAATAGCCGATATCGTCGGCTCCAACCCGGCAAAACCCACCATGGCAGTAAGCACCACCGCTATATCGGGATGTGTAACGGTATCAATAATAGCCTGGTGACCGGCGAGCACCTGTATGGGTAAATGGGCTAAAGCTTCCTTTACCTGCTGGTATTTGCTTTGATCACATATAATGGCATACTCGGGCACAAACTCGATAGCCTGGGTAATCAGTAAATCGGCGTTTGAATGCGCGGTGAGCATAAATGCCCGAAATAAATTACTGTTCCACCTGATTACATCAATCGTTTGCGTGCCAATGCTGCCTGTTGAGCCAAGGATGGCTATGTTTTTTATTTGCGGCATTATTTATAATTTAAGGCATCTGGATTTGACGCTGCGTGAACATCATAACCTGGAAAATTAATAATATCGTTTAAAAAGGCTTTATCCTCTATCAATGCCATCTTTCTATCTGACAACAAGATTATCGGGATATGAAAGCGGTCTTTCTGATTGCAGCTTAATTTTCTAAGTATTTTATTACTGAAATGTTGTTCGTGAAACTCCTTTATTTGATTATTTGAAAACTTTTGCAAACGGCCTTCTCTTGTTAACTTATCAATTATAAACAACATATTGTTGTTTTTGTTACTTCCTCCTAATGATGCAGTATATTCTCCAAGAATTTTAGGTGAAATAACCAAGTACGCATCGTCATCCGTTCCACTAAATGTATTTAACCATTGTATTAATTCCTTGTAAGCATCAGATGGAGGGTTTGTAAAACGAATAGCTGCATTATTATCAATAAAGATGTCCTTCTTCATGGGAATTTATTCTTCATTGTTAATTGCGTTAAGTGCTATGTCCATAGTATCCATGAGATATGTTTTGAAAAATTCTTCTGGAGCATTTTCAATAGCGCCATTTTTTTGAAATTTTATTTCATGGATTTCTGTATCATTTGTCTTATTAATAAGATAATATACTTTTACTTTATCCGTCGAGATTTTGTTATTTACTATATTAAGTCGAAGCCTATTTAAAAAATATTCACTATGAGTTTCTATGAAATAGCTTTTTTTTCTACTATTTATTTGTTCGATTATGTAGTCGCAAAAATCTGCTTGAACAGAGGGGTGTAAATGAGTTTCTGGTTGAGCAATAAATAAGGAACTTCCCTCACCCTTATCTATGTCTGAAATGATAATAGGCAAAAACTGGCTTACTCCAAAACCAACATCACTCATAGATGAAAATGGACTATGCTTTTGAGGTTTTATCTGAATTTCATATCTCCCACCGGTCAATCTATTAGCTTTAATGTCTTCAGCGATACCTAAACTTTTAGTGATTTCTTTTAATTCATCAAGTTTTTTATCGTTTATACTATCCCACAATATGATAATATCACTAAAATTCTCTCCAGCAGGTCCAACTTTAATTTCAGATTTCGAGTTTTCGTAATAAGTACGCTCTGGGCCGTTTCTGAGAGATCCAATAAAAGATGTTTTTTTAGTGATATTGTCTAAACCAAAGTGGGAGAGAGCTATTAACTGAAAAACTTGGTACGGTATTTTAGTTAATAGAGAAAATGTAAGCGCTTCATTTTCCAGATTTTCGAAAAAACCTTCGTACTGCCAGCTTTTTTCTATCTTTTCATTAAATGTATCTAAATTGAAATCTTTCCTTTTGCCGTAAGTTGTAAGATATAAATTTCGTGTTTTTTCGAAATTACTACCTTTTGATTCAGCAGATTTTTCTGCTTTTAATAGATTGTCTAATTGAGGATCGTAAGCTATCTTTACCTGAAAGCCTTTATTCCCTTGTGGAGTCGCTGTCAGTTTTAAGCAGTCACTTAAAATTGAAATACTATCCATTTTAGGTAGTCTCCGAAGTTTGTCAAAACTCCAAACAGTTGTAGTTTTAAATGACATGCCAATGAGCTCCAATGTATAGGCCAAAGTTAAGTCTTTGGAAGTGTCTCTATTATTTATAATATCTGCATAGTCGCCAAGATTTACATAGTCTCCGTTTATTGATAACTCAAACCTAAAGATATCCGACTGTAAGATTGAAAGAATTGAATTCGTTAACGCGCTTTTACCACTGCTGTTAGCGCCTGTTAATATTGTTAAATCGCCTATGTCAATTTGGGCTTCTTTAAACCCTTTGAAGTTTTTAAGTTCTATGCTTTCAAACATATAATTATTTTAGGGTTAAATATTCTTTCAATCCCTCAGCTATCTTCCTGTCGTTAGATAACCTTGGTACTTTATTTTGCCCGCCAAGCTTACCTTCCGAACGCATGTAATTGATAAATGCATCTTTTTGCAGGCTTTGGATAACCAAAGGTTGTAAAATGTTACCTTCTATGAGGTCAAAATAGTAAATATTTTTTTTCTGCAGGGCCTCGTCTACTTTAAGTGCAAATGAACGGAGATCAGCAGGGGCCGAGCCGAATTCTATAAACCACTCATGGTAAGGTAATTGCCCAGCCTCCGGGTTAACCTGCGGTGCTACGGTAAATTCAACCACATCCACGCCTTCCTGTTTGGCAACGCTCATCAGCGCATGCTCCACCTCTTCGCCGATAACATGTTCGCCAAAGGCTGAGATATAATGCTTTATACGGCCTGTAACTACTATGCGATACGGATCTTTCGAAACAAATTTAATGGTATCGCCCAAACTATATCCCCATAAACCGGCGCTGGTATTCAGGATGATGGCGTAATTTTTATCCAGCTCAACATCCTTGATATTGATACGGGTTGGGTTTTCGTTAAAAAACTCGTCTGATGGGATAAATTCATAAAAGATGCCCGAATCAACCAATAACAAAAGCCCTTTTTCTTTCTGCGAATCCTGGAAAGCTATAAAACCTTCGGATGCGGGATAAGTTTCTATCGAATCGATTTTAAACCCGATACTTTCTTCCATACGTGTTCTGTACGGCTCATAGTTTACACCGCCGTATACATACAGTTTAAAGTTAGGAAAGATCTCGTTAATCTTTTTGCCACCGGCTTTGGCCGATAACCTGTCGAAATACATCTGGCACCAGGGCGGGATGCCGCTAATGAGTCGCATATCTTCATTAAAAGTTTCCTCAACTATGGCATCAACTTTCTGCTCCCAATCTTCAATGCAATTGGTTTCGTAGCTGGGCAACCTGTTTTTTTGCAGATAGCCGGGTACGTGATGGGCTACAATGCCTGACAATCTGCCAGTTGAAATTCCGTGTTTTTCGGCCAGGATAGGGCTGCCTTGTAAAAATATCATTTTGCCGTCTACAAAATCGGCCTTGCCTGTTTCATGAATATAGCTTAGCAGGGCATTACGGGCGGCCTTGATATGCTCGGGCATGCTTTCTTTTGAGATGGGGATATATTTTACTCCTGATGTAGTGCCCGATGTTTTAGCCAGGTAAGCAGGTTTACCGGGCCATAATACGTTTTCTTCACCGTTAACTACGCGATCGATATATGGGCGCAGATCTTCATAATCATGAACGGGTACCAGGCGCTTAAAATCATCGTAGTTATTGATTGCGGCAAACTGATGATCTTTACCGAAAGCGGTATTTTTTGCAGCATCAATTATATCGCTGAAGTTTTTTTGCTGCAGGGTTACGGCGTTTTTGCGCAGGTAGTTCAATTGCCTGTTAACACGGGCGGCGAAGAGTTTGCTTAATGCTGATTTCAGGCCCATTATCAATCGGTTTCTGATAGGTCGTCGTCTACATCAAGATGACTGTAAACCAGTTTGCGGTAGGTAACCATAATGATTACCTGTATAAACGGAAATGTTAAAATAAACCAGCAGTAAAATGCCAGCCTGAAAACAAAGCTGTCGTTATCTTCATCAAACCCAAGGAAGCCGATAAAGGCAATAACAGGGATTAATACAATAACCAGTATTAAAATGATAATGGCAAAAATGCCGAGGGTTTTAAAAAAATTGTCTTTCGTAATTTCGAAACTCTGACGTAATGATTCGATAGGCGAGGAGTCATCGTCTACTATAAAACAAATGCAAAAAATACTGCGGAGGCTTACGTAAAGAATAAGCAGTAACTCAACTATTTCAAAAAGGCGATCGAAACCGATACTGCGTTTTCCAAGCACGTATAAAAAAACAAGCAGGGCAACAAAAAAACCTGTTAAAATGCCGATAACAACAAAGTTGAAGGTCATTTTAAATGTTGGCAGGATATCTTTAAACTCAAACTCATAATACTGGCGGTCCATAAGTGTTAATATGAGTTTATAAAAGCTAAGGCCGATAAAGCATTGCACTATCAGTTGAATAACGATGAATACCATTTGCGTCACCGCGCTATCATCAAGCACGATGAATGTTTTTAAAAACTCAACAAACTCGTTAATAAACAAGGATATAATTGAGTAAACCACCAATGGGACAAAATTTTTCTTTAAAATATTCCATGCGGTTTTAATGGTTTCCGCTACAGAAAAAGGGTGGTACATATTGCTTATGATCTACTTAAAACTTTCCGCTTCCAAAAATCCTGTATAAATCCTAACCCGTAGGCAATAAGTTGAGTGAAGGCAGCTATAATGCTCAAAAATGCGATTTTTAAAGATTTATTTTTCCCCAGCGAGTGAAAAAATATCAACAAAGTGAAAATGGCTAAAATAATATTACCCAATTGTGCTATTGGCCATCTAAATATGTTACATATAATAGTGATGATAACACCAATGGTAAATGCAGCCGGGAAGAAATGCACCAGCTTCAGCTCGGCCGGGAAAAATTTAGAGATGTTGATCCTTGCCCTGCCAAAAAAGTGCAGCTGTTTATAAAACTGGTAAAAATTGGTGCGGCGCTTATGGTAAACAATAGCATCGGGTATCAAACCTATTTTAAAGCCGGATGAATGGATGCGGATACTGTACTCAATATCTTCGCCCAAACGGGTTATGATAAAGCCGCCAACCTTTTCCCAAACCTGCCGCGAAACACCCATGTTAAAACTACGC
The sequence above is a segment of the Mucilaginibacter celer genome. Coding sequences within it:
- a CDS encoding glycosyltransferase yields the protein MFFSIIIPLYNRPQEIKELLESLCLQTYRDFEVLVIEDGSVNDAEAIVNTFKDQLNLRYFKKPNEGQGFTRNFGFERAKGDYFIIFDSDCLIPPAYLQIVNDSLAANYLDAYGGPDGAHDSFTPTQKAISYSMTSPFTTGGIRGNKKGIGRFHPRSFNMGVSRQVWEKVGGFIITRLGEDIEYSIRIHSSGFKIGLIPDAIVYHKRRTNFYQFYKQLHFFGRARINISKFFPAELKLVHFFPAAFTIGVIITIICNIFRWPIAQLGNIILAIFTLLIFFHSLGKNKSLKIAFLSIIAAFTQLIAYGLGFIQDFWKRKVLSRS
- a CDS encoding DUF3696 domain-containing protein is translated as MFESIELKNFKGFKEAQIDIGDLTILTGANSSGKSALTNSILSILQSDIFRFELSINGDYVNLGDYADIINNRDTSKDLTLAYTLELIGMSFKTTTVWSFDKLRRLPKMDSISILSDCLKLTATPQGNKGFQVKIAYDPQLDNLLKAEKSAESKGSNFEKTRNLYLTTYGKRKDFNLDTFNEKIEKSWQYEGFFENLENEALTFSLLTKIPYQVFQLIALSHFGLDNITKKTSFIGSLRNGPERTYYENSKSEIKVGPAGENFSDIIILWDSINDKKLDELKEITKSLGIAEDIKANRLTGGRYEIQIKPQKHSPFSSMSDVGFGVSQFLPIIISDIDKGEGSSLFIAQPETHLHPSVQADFCDYIIEQINSRKKSYFIETHSEYFLNRLRLNIVNNKISTDKVKVYYLINKTNDTEIHEIKFQKNGAIENAPEEFFKTYLMDTMDIALNAINNEE
- a CDS encoding DUF4199 domain-containing protein produces the protein MSAELDKTIKIQGLIRGLILGAVLTAVSIIYFYFMVNMAKSAVSITVGSMLFTYVLPIVIAALLCVNLRTKIGGFWTMRQAGTGIFIMFFVSYLIMFIVRDQLFAKVIEPDMVQKTETAMINALNSLKDSTTKPEEKKQADIKIAEMKKTFEAGRTITIGQQIQSLGVSIIFLFVLSIIFAAFFKREPLSAAPGN
- a CDS encoding glycerophosphoryl diester phosphodiesterase membrane domain-containing protein, producing the protein MYHPFSVAETIKTAWNILKKNFVPLVVYSIISLFINEFVEFLKTFIVLDDSAVTQMVFIVIQLIVQCFIGLSFYKLILTLMDRQYYEFEFKDILPTFKMTFNFVVIGILTGFFVALLVFLYVLGKRSIGFDRLFEIVELLLILYVSLRSIFCICFIVDDDSSPIESLRQSFEITKDNFFKTLGIFAIIILILVIVLIPVIAFIGFLGFDEDNDSFVFRLAFYCWFILTFPFIQVIIMVTYRKLVYSHLDVDDDLSETD
- a CDS encoding 1-deoxy-D-xylulose-5-phosphate reductoisomerase, with amino-acid sequence MPQIKNIAILGSTGSIGTQTIDVIRWNSNLFRAFMLTAHSNADLLITQAIEFVPEYAIICDQSKYQQVKEALAHLPIQVLAGHQAIIDTVTHPDIAVVLTAMVGFAGLEPTISAIKAGKNIALANKETLVVAGDIITALAKQHGISILPVDSEHSAIFQCLVGEEYKAIEKLIITASGGPFRGRSLDFLANVTREDALKHPNWVMGAKITIDSASLMNKGLEVIEAKWLFDVEVDQIEVIVHPQSIIHSLVQFRDGSIKAQLGLPDMKLPIQYALTYPERIQTNFKRFSFMDYPNLTFEKPDTDTFRNLSLAYAALRQGGNMPCIINAANEVAVAGFLNRKIGFLTMSSVIEECMQQINFIASPTLADYLNTDKETRIFAQNYIEQLPSKALQF
- a CDS encoding DUF4199 domain-containing protein, translating into MEVKKASPSQPALKWALINLIASIVITYAFQFLNVDQNSSAKYLSFLPFIIFLLLTQKEFKGQLGGYLTYGEGFLSGFLYSIFTGVFIAIFTYVYYAILSPEMVSKIMESSRAQMEAKGNMTQEQIDTGMGIATKYFAVFATVGVVFSYAIFGAIVSLISAAVFKNERSPFDVPDNYDAPTPSDPTV
- the rseP gene encoding RIP metalloprotease RseP gives rise to the protein MSIVIMVGQLILGLSILVILHELGHFLAARAFGIKVEKFYLFFDAWNISLFKFTYKGVEYGIGWLPLGGYVKIAGMIDESMDTEQMAGPPQPWEFRSKPAWQRLIVMLGGVTVNIILGILIFWVLTIRFGDSYIPNSSAKYGIVPGAVGKKIGLQVGDKVTAINGKPFVRFDDLTSPNVLLDNTVFTIQRGAQTLQISIPKTILNDLDDHDIEGFISRLPRTKFAVDSLEPGSNAVKAGLKKGDSIVMANNHPIIFWDELQAQLAANKGKQIELGVKRNHVPVTLKASVTADGKLGFYRSRNDFADIRTVKYGFFESFPIATAKAWSTFRDNAKGIGKIAQGDVNPRKAVSGPIAIANLFGGTIDWVHFWTLVGFLSMVLALMNLLPIPALDGGHAVFLIIEMIKGKPLSDKFLERAQIVGFVILVCLMVFVFGNDIVRIVTKK
- a CDS encoding GH3 auxin-responsive promoter family protein, which codes for MGLKSALSKLFAARVNRQLNYLRKNAVTLQQKNFSDIIDAAKNTAFGKDHQFAAINNYDDFKRLVPVHDYEDLRPYIDRVVNGEENVLWPGKPAYLAKTSGTTSGVKYIPISKESMPEHIKAARNALLSYIHETGKADFVDGKMIFLQGSPILAEKHGISTGRLSGIVAHHVPGYLQKNRLPSYETNCIEDWEQKVDAIVEETFNEDMRLISGIPPWCQMYFDRLSAKAGGKKINEIFPNFKLYVYGGVNYEPYRTRMEESIGFKIDSIETYPASEGFIAFQDSQKEKGLLLLVDSGIFYEFIPSDEFFNENPTRINIKDVELDKNYAIILNTSAGLWGYSLGDTIKFVSKDPYRIVVTGRIKHYISAFGEHVIGEEVEHALMSVAKQEGVDVVEFTVAPQVNPEAGQLPYHEWFIEFGSAPADLRSFALKVDEALQKKNIYYFDLIEGNILQPLVIQSLQKDAFINYMRSEGKLGGQNKVPRLSNDRKIAEGLKEYLTLK